The following coding sequences are from one Armatimonadota bacterium window:
- a CDS encoding phosphopentomutase: protein MGWDVAVRSPRSGCAGQLFGRSIRGPRLHGERSGHRRCQRFEASHRRGVPGAPRSTVPLVRQKAGKGGPQDGSHQRVWKRRHHRLCGAGPRDLFDHLEPVVKRAIVIVLDGCGAGAAPDAEKFGDSQRDNTLKNVWDHVGGIDAPNLIACGFFTGAGNPATPGRDGLDVRYGRLLPESQGKDSVTGHWEMMGIVTHKAFPTYPNGFPDDLVEQFESRIGRKVLGNKAASGTVIISELGAEHLATGSPILYTSADSVFQIACHEQVVPIKQLYDFCRIAREICVEPNNVQRVIARPFIGSAEAGFTRTERRKDFPVVPPHNLVDDVSNVFGIGVVPELFDGRGFRPVKRTQSNPEHAEMLKRALASDARFIFANFEDTDMLFGHRNNPDGFAHCLEEFDKTLGGVLDQMSGDDLLILTADHGNDPTSPSTDHSREYSPLSVVAKGPTSVHEVQGKTLGYIGETVANWLSIKS from the coding sequence CTGGGGTGGGATGTCGCAGTTCGAAGCCCACGTTCAGGTTGTGCTGGGCAGCTTTTCGGGCGTTCGATCAGGGGTCCCCGCTTGCATGGCGAACGTTCTGGGCATCGACGATGCCAAAGATTTGAAGCGAGCCATCGACGCGGTGTGCCGGGAGCACCCCGAAGCACGGTTCCACTGGTACGGCAAAAAGCAGGCAAAGGCGGGCCGCAAGATGGGTCACATCAACGTGTGTGGAAGCGGCGACATCATCGACTATGCGGAGCGGGCCCGAGAGACCTTTTTGACCACCTGGAGCCAGTCGTGAAGAGAGCTATTGTCATCGTCCTCGATGGATGCGGCGCGGGAGCCGCGCCCGACGCCGAAAAGTTTGGCGACAGCCAGCGAGACAACACGCTGAAGAACGTTTGGGATCATGTCGGTGGGATCGACGCCCCGAACCTGATCGCGTGCGGTTTCTTCACCGGAGCTGGGAATCCGGCGACGCCAGGTCGAGACGGGTTGGACGTGCGGTACGGGCGGCTATTGCCGGAATCACAAGGTAAGGATTCGGTGACGGGCCACTGGGAGATGATGGGAATCGTCACTCATAAAGCTTTCCCGACCTATCCGAACGGTTTTCCCGACGACCTCGTCGAACAATTTGAGTCGCGGATTGGACGAAAAGTGCTGGGTAACAAAGCGGCCAGCGGGACCGTGATCATTTCGGAACTCGGTGCGGAGCATCTGGCGACTGGCTCGCCGATCCTGTACACCAGCGCGGACAGTGTTTTCCAGATTGCCTGCCATGAACAGGTTGTTCCGATCAAACAGCTTTATGACTTTTGCCGCATCGCCCGCGAAATCTGCGTCGAACCCAATAACGTTCAGCGCGTGATCGCTCGGCCATTTATCGGTTCGGCAGAAGCAGGATTTACGCGCACCGAGCGGCGCAAGGACTTCCCTGTCGTCCCGCCCCATAACTTGGTGGACGACGTCAGCAACGTCTTTGGGATCGGAGTCGTGCCGGAACTCTTCGATGGCCGCGGATTTCGACCGGTCAAGCGCACTCAGTCCAACCCCGAGCACGCCGAGATGCTGAAGCGGGCGCTAGCATCCGACGCGCGATTTATTTTTGCGAACTTCGAAGACACCGACATGCTCTTCGGCCACCGCAACAACCCGGACGGGTTTGCGCACTGCTTGGAGGAATTCGACAAGACGCTCGGCGGCGTTCTCGATCAAATGTCAGGCGATGATTTGTTGATTCTTACCGCCGACCATGGCAACGATCCAACGAGCCCATCGACCGATCATTCGCGGGAATACAGTCCGCTGAGCGTGGTGGCGAAAGGACCGACGTCCGTTCATGAAGTCCAGGGCAAGACCCTCGGCTACATCGGCGAGACGGTTGCGAACTGGCTGTCGATCAAGTCTTAG
- a CDS encoding ATP-grasp domain-containing protein: protein MAKYRLGILGGGQLARMSVMAAQRMGVSVVSLDEDPESPAAQVGPAITGSIHDADAIARLMTECEFVTFENEFIRADTLRSACEKVGYEPDRVVPGIDTLATIQDKLHQREAYERAGVPSPRAVSADLAEMIEFPCVLKARFGGYDGKGTRYAKTEEDYQALEPFWSDGGWLAEELVEFGEEMAVMVVATREGETGTFPAVYTRQKNYVCDLVYPCTDPEISAEAQRVATEAVKAVAGVGLFGVELFLEANNRISVNEIAPRPHNTGHYSLDWGGMSQFEAHVQVVLGSFSGVRSGVPACMANVLGIDDAKDLKRAIDAVCREHPEARFHWYGKKQAKAGRKMGHINVCGSGDIIDYAERARETFLTTWSQS from the coding sequence GTGGCGAAGTATCGACTTGGGATTCTTGGTGGCGGTCAATTGGCGCGCATGTCGGTCATGGCGGCGCAGAGAATGGGCGTTTCGGTCGTCTCGCTGGACGAGGACCCGGAGTCGCCTGCGGCGCAAGTTGGACCAGCGATTACCGGTTCGATTCACGACGCAGACGCCATCGCACGACTCATGACCGAGTGCGAGTTCGTCACCTTCGAAAACGAATTCATTCGGGCCGACACACTTCGGTCGGCTTGCGAAAAGGTGGGATACGAGCCCGACCGTGTCGTGCCGGGCATCGACACGTTGGCAACCATCCAAGATAAGCTCCATCAGCGGGAGGCTTACGAGCGAGCCGGAGTGCCCTCACCACGAGCGGTTTCGGCCGATCTCGCCGAGATGATCGAGTTTCCGTGCGTGCTGAAGGCTCGCTTTGGCGGATACGACGGCAAAGGGACGCGCTATGCAAAGACCGAAGAGGATTATCAGGCGCTGGAGCCGTTTTGGTCGGATGGAGGGTGGTTGGCCGAAGAGCTTGTGGAGTTCGGCGAAGAGATGGCCGTGATGGTGGTCGCGACCCGTGAAGGCGAAACCGGCACCTTCCCCGCCGTCTACACGCGGCAGAAGAATTACGTTTGCGACCTTGTGTACCCATGCACCGATCCAGAGATTTCGGCAGAAGCTCAGCGCGTGGCGACCGAAGCGGTGAAGGCGGTCGCCGGTGTCGGGCTGTTCGGAGTCGAACTCTTCCTTGAAGCCAATAATCGCATTAGCGTCAACGAAATTGCTCCTCGGCCCCACAACACAGGGCATTATTCGCTGGACTGGGGTGGGATGTCGCAGTTCGAAGCCCACGTTCAGGTTGTGCTGGGCAGCTTTTCGGGCGTTCGATCAGGGGTCCCCGCTTGCATGGCGAACGTTCTGGGCATCGACGATGCCAAAGATTTGAAGCGAGCCATCGACGCGGTGTGCCGGGAGCACCCCGAAGCACGGTTCCACTGGTACGGCAAAAAGCAGGCAAAGGCGGGCCGCAAGATGGGTCACATCAACGTGTGTGGAAGCGGCGACATCATCGACTATGCGGAGCGGGCCCGAGAGACCTTTTTGACCACCTGGAGCCAGTCGTGA
- a CDS encoding glycosyltransferase, translating to MKVLILTPFYAPEDFGAGVSITEMATTLAARGHQVQVLTLMPNYPKGEVFEGYRGKESMTEVMDGVTVERQLVVPAARDGSLLKKGMAAFKVQGAFLKAKPRLVKPDVILTVSPPPFAGIAAQKLAKEWGVPYVVRVCDIASHALAAAKASKNPLSILVRNLEAKMIRGAAALNVVSPSFVPELKAIGAKDAPIETIYDWADGSAIRPLPGTDTFRAVWDLDGKFVLMYSGSLGYTSDLIPVLEAIARMEYKNRLALMVLGAGPKLAEVKQKAAELGLENVRFRDLVPRSDLNRSLCAAHMHIATLTPEGAKSSTQGKMRTITAAGRGVIGVMPTDCGEAKVITEGQFGVVIDNKDVDGLARQLDDFCLDPELAARLGIRARTFFEANFELQHCVGQIESQLQSLVG from the coding sequence ATGAAGGTTCTGATTCTGACCCCTTTCTATGCTCCCGAAGATTTCGGCGCGGGTGTGAGCATCACCGAAATGGCGACGACGCTGGCGGCGCGGGGCCACCAGGTGCAGGTTTTGACGCTGATGCCCAACTATCCGAAGGGCGAAGTGTTTGAGGGCTACCGCGGAAAGGAGTCGATGACCGAGGTGATGGACGGGGTTACCGTGGAGCGCCAGTTGGTCGTCCCCGCCGCCCGCGATGGAAGCTTGCTGAAGAAAGGAATGGCGGCTTTCAAGGTTCAGGGAGCTTTCCTCAAAGCTAAGCCGCGATTGGTGAAGCCGGACGTGATTTTGACCGTCTCGCCGCCACCATTTGCGGGCATCGCCGCGCAAAAGCTGGCCAAGGAATGGGGAGTTCCGTATGTGGTTCGGGTCTGCGACATCGCATCGCACGCTCTGGCCGCAGCGAAGGCTTCGAAGAATCCGCTTTCGATTTTGGTTCGCAACCTGGAGGCGAAGATGATTCGCGGGGCGGCGGCATTGAATGTCGTTTCGCCCTCGTTTGTGCCGGAACTGAAGGCGATCGGGGCGAAAGATGCGCCCATTGAAACGATTTACGACTGGGCAGACGGAAGCGCGATTCGACCGTTGCCCGGCACCGACACCTTTCGCGCGGTGTGGGACCTCGATGGAAAGTTTGTGCTGATGTACTCCGGCAGCCTCGGATATACGTCGGACCTGATTCCAGTGCTGGAGGCCATCGCGCGAATGGAATATAAGAATCGCTTGGCCCTGATGGTGCTGGGAGCGGGTCCGAAGCTCGCCGAGGTGAAACAGAAGGCGGCCGAGTTGGGCCTGGAGAACGTTCGGTTCCGGGATTTGGTGCCAAGGAGCGACTTGAATCGCTCGCTTTGCGCCGCGCACATGCACATCGCAACGTTGACTCCAGAAGGGGCGAAGTCCTCGACCCAAGGCAAGATGCGGACCATCACGGCCGCCGGGCGAGGCGTCATCGGCGTGATGCCCACCGACTGTGGCGAAGCCAAGGTCATCACTGAAGGCCAGTTTGGCGTGGTGATCGACAATAAGGACGTCGACGGGTTGGCTCGCCAACTCGACGATTTCTGTCTCGACCCCGAGTTGGCGGCGCGGCTGGGCATTCGGGCGCGCACGTTCTTTGAAGCGAATTTTGAGCTTCAGCACTGCGTCGGGCAGATCGAGAGCCAGCTTCAAAGCTTGGTCGGTTAA
- the coaE gene encoding dephospho-CoA kinase (Dephospho-CoA kinase (CoaE) performs the final step in coenzyme A biosynthesis.) — MKIALTGGIASGKSTLLTMLRECGASVINADAIARDILWNSNIQARLMSLAGSEEPISPVFLRDFIAASDKNRRAVNRIMHPAIAEELAASTATVIEVPLLFEACLHVAFDAIWVAFCTHETQSKRLRDRYGEQADYPQFSWQLDSKVALAFADAVISTETGEPETRASLLQEAKRWGLPLVVS; from the coding sequence ATGAAAATCGCTCTAACCGGCGGCATTGCGTCGGGAAAGTCGACACTTCTTACGATGCTCCGCGAATGCGGGGCATCGGTCATTAATGCGGATGCCATCGCCCGCGATATCTTATGGAATTCTAATATCCAGGCTCGCTTGATGAGTCTGGCTGGGTCCGAAGAACCCATCTCACCTGTCTTTTTGCGCGATTTCATCGCTGCAAGCGACAAGAATCGTCGCGCCGTCAACCGGATCATGCACCCGGCCATTGCCGAAGAACTGGCGGCGAGCACTGCCACGGTCATTGAGGTTCCGCTCCTTTTCGAAGCCTGCCTCCACGTCGCGTTTGATGCAATTTGGGTCGCATTCTGTACTCACGAAACGCAGTCGAAGCGACTTAGGGATCGCTATGGCGAACAAGCTGATTACCCTCAGTTTTCGTGGCAGTTAGACTCAAAAGTGGCCCTTGCTTTTGCTGACGCGGTCATCTCTACCGAGACCGGTGAACCTGAAACCCGGGCAAGTTTGCTGCAAGAAGCGAAAAGATGGGGTTTACCCCTTGTAGTTTCCTGA
- a CDS encoding NAD-dependent epimerase/dehydratase family protein, with product MKIAVVGATGFVGSAFETFLATKGHDVTGVGRANYDEAKGSGYDLVINASNNSKKYISDREPLTDFDLSVTQQMRVLADFPTPVHVLLSSVDVYADLDSFDLTKEDVAADPARTSHYGFHKYLAEQCVRHYAPNWLIVRLAGMVGPGLKKNPVFDIVNSQPLRIHPDSEYQFMHTAEVARIAWTLIESGQRREVFNLCGDGLISPRQIAALAGCKMNLSELPANAAPRNVRISNAKVATLSTLPTSEDAIKRYLSEIRP from the coding sequence ATGAAGATCGCGGTCGTCGGCGCAACCGGGTTCGTTGGCTCGGCCTTCGAAACCTTCCTAGCAACGAAGGGACACGACGTGACGGGCGTCGGCCGCGCGAACTACGACGAGGCGAAGGGGAGCGGCTATGACCTGGTCATCAACGCTTCGAACAATTCGAAGAAGTACATTTCTGACCGCGAGCCGCTGACCGATTTCGACCTGTCGGTAACCCAGCAGATGCGGGTTTTGGCGGATTTCCCTACTCCGGTTCATGTGCTTTTGTCCTCGGTCGATGTGTACGCGGACCTCGATTCCTTTGATCTCACGAAAGAGGACGTTGCTGCCGATCCGGCTCGCACGTCGCACTATGGTTTTCACAAGTATCTGGCCGAGCAGTGCGTCCGGCACTATGCACCCAACTGGCTCATCGTCCGGCTGGCGGGGATGGTCGGGCCCGGTCTGAAGAAGAATCCGGTCTTCGACATCGTCAACAGTCAGCCACTTCGGATTCACCCGGACAGCGAGTACCAGTTTATGCACACCGCCGAGGTGGCGCGGATTGCTTGGACGCTCATCGAATCGGGTCAGCGACGCGAGGTCTTCAACCTATGCGGGGATGGCTTGATTTCTCCCCGGCAAATCGCTGCATTGGCGGGCTGTAAAATGAACCTGAGCGAGCTTCCGGCCAATGCCGCGCCGCGGAACGTTCGAATTTCCAACGCGAAAGTCGCCACTCTATCCACGCTTCCAACCTCGGAGGACGCGATAAAGCGGTATCTTAGCGAGATTCGGCCATGA
- a CDS encoding NAD-dependent epimerase/dehydratase family protein — translation MDLAGKKIVITGATGFLGTHLQESLTSKRLTFTPLGSQDYDLTVQTQVESLFRDHKPEVLFHFAGYSGGIKTNKERPAEFYQRNILMNTLTLDAAHRNGVEKMICVMGGCSYPATAPNPIPETEMWNGYPQFESAPYSTAKKMLLVASEAYRRQYGFNSIVMIPGNVYGPYDNFNLNDSHVIPALVRKIYEATRDQTPSLTMWGTGAPVRDFIYARDAVDGVVKAAEDYDSSEPINISSGKPVTIRELVETTVALTGFQGEVIWDTDKPDGQMFKGFDVTRMHEWLGYDAPTSLADGLKLTVDWLKENYATARL, via the coding sequence ATGGATTTGGCAGGTAAGAAAATCGTCATTACCGGGGCAACCGGTTTCCTCGGCACCCACCTTCAAGAGAGTCTGACGAGCAAGAGGCTAACGTTCACTCCGCTTGGGAGCCAGGACTACGATCTGACGGTCCAAACGCAGGTGGAGAGCCTATTTCGAGACCACAAGCCAGAGGTGCTTTTCCACTTCGCCGGTTATTCGGGCGGCATCAAAACCAACAAGGAACGACCGGCCGAGTTCTACCAGCGAAATATTTTGATGAACACGCTGACCCTGGACGCGGCGCACCGGAACGGGGTGGAGAAAATGATCTGCGTGATGGGCGGCTGCTCTTACCCCGCGACCGCGCCGAACCCGATCCCCGAGACCGAGATGTGGAATGGCTATCCGCAATTTGAGAGCGCGCCGTACTCCACTGCCAAGAAAATGCTCCTGGTGGCGAGCGAAGCTTATCGCCGCCAATACGGATTCAACAGCATTGTGATGATTCCGGGCAATGTGTACGGGCCTTACGACAATTTCAACCTAAACGACTCTCATGTGATCCCGGCGTTGGTTCGCAAAATCTATGAGGCAACCCGGGACCAGACGCCGTCGCTGACGATGTGGGGCACGGGAGCGCCGGTACGCGACTTCATCTACGCCCGCGACGCGGTCGACGGGGTGGTGAAGGCCGCCGAGGACTACGATTCCAGCGAGCCGATCAATATTTCGTCGGGCAAGCCGGTGACAATCCGCGAATTGGTGGAGACGACAGTCGCATTGACAGGTTTTCAGGGTGAAGTGATCTGGGACACGGACAAGCCAGACGGCCAAATGTTCAAGGGCTTCGATGTGACCCGCATGCACGAATGGCTGGGTTACGACGCCCCGACGTCGCTCGCTGACGGTCTGAAGCTGACAGTGGATTGGCTGAAGGAAAACTACGCGACCGCGAGGCTGTAA
- a CDS encoding NAD-dependent epimerase/dehydratase family protein, protein MKKVLIPGGAGYIGSVLVGRLLNEGHQVTVVDNLYYQQKGLFGYASNPNFDFVFGDARDEGLMKAQIGKHDVIINLAAVVGMTACKRDPEYTTTLNFGAAKLIADLASKDQIVIYPCTNSGYGTQTGDLYCDENTPLEPISLYGVTKADGEKVLLDSGKAMSFRLATVFGTSPRMRVDLLVNDFTYKAVTQGFIVLYEKHFKRNYVSIQDVASAMIFAMNNFDKMRGETYNLGLNEANLTKEELALQIKKHVPNFYIHEAEVGTDPDKRNYIVSNDKLKAAGFEAQVSIDEGIRQLITLYKMFGRSEYGNV, encoded by the coding sequence GTGAAGAAGGTTTTGATTCCTGGGGGCGCAGGATACATCGGCTCCGTCCTCGTCGGTCGCTTGCTGAACGAAGGGCACCAAGTCACCGTCGTCGACAATCTCTACTACCAACAAAAGGGCCTGTTCGGCTACGCTTCCAACCCCAACTTCGACTTCGTTTTTGGCGATGCTCGCGACGAAGGGCTGATGAAGGCTCAGATCGGCAAGCACGATGTCATCATCAACCTCGCAGCGGTCGTCGGGATGACGGCTTGCAAGCGAGACCCGGAATACACGACAACCCTCAACTTTGGCGCGGCCAAGCTGATCGCCGACCTAGCGTCGAAGGATCAGATCGTTATCTACCCCTGCACCAACAGCGGCTACGGTACGCAGACAGGCGACCTCTATTGCGACGAAAACACTCCGCTAGAGCCGATTAGCCTTTATGGCGTGACCAAGGCCGATGGCGAAAAGGTGCTATTGGACAGCGGAAAGGCGATGTCTTTCCGACTAGCAACTGTCTTTGGTACTTCGCCTCGGATGCGAGTTGATTTGCTGGTCAACGACTTCACCTATAAGGCGGTCACCCAGGGCTTCATCGTCCTGTACGAAAAGCACTTCAAGCGCAACTACGTCAGCATCCAAGACGTGGCGTCTGCGATGATCTTCGCGATGAACAACTTCGACAAGATGCGCGGCGAGACCTACAACCTTGGTCTCAATGAAGCGAATCTGACGAAGGAGGAGTTGGCCCTGCAGATCAAGAAGCATGTTCCGAACTTCTATATCCACGAAGCGGAGGTTGGCACCGACCCAGACAAGCGCAACTATATCGTTTCGAACGACAAGCTGAAGGCGGCAGGGTTTGAAGCGCAGGTCTCGATCGACGAGGGCATCCGCCAACTCATCACGCTCTATAAGATGTTCGGACGCTCGGAGTACGGCAACGTCTAA
- the rpsA gene encoding 30S ribosomal protein S1, whose amino-acid sequence MTIDETQTPVSENEAQQPEESPAVVSDAQTEEPTAPETAEMTSEPVAAAEETAQPEAAAPAEEPAPAEPTPVAEEAPAAPAVEAAPVEPAAATEEAATSEGVSTADDGDLFEQYMNALEGGEADANTDVTYKRLSKGDRLEATVIQVEHDRVFVDLGTKAEGVIPLSELSDQSPASAIGFVNPGDKLQVVVLNPTGSEGNPTVSRKRAEFEEQWDRIIRAFEEGSPINAMVVDRVKGGLVVDVGVRGFVPATHVGNGKLRNIDKFVGQTLSLKVIELERDRKKVVLSNRQAEEENRNAAKDEIFKNIKVGDTITGTVRRLTDYGAFIDLGGVDGLLHISEMSWARISHPKEIFKEGQEIPVMVLRLDQNAGKISLGHRQVLPDPWNLIKQNYKIGQKMMVKIGRLVPAGAFVKLDEGAEAFLPLSEMSYRRIKKPQEVVEEGQEVEIQVIDLRADERRMVLSMRALSGGESRPPGSFSMEEEYRKPRSGPGGKGGRRRRDDEADEARRGTATGGATIGERLGMLKGLLKNSDEE is encoded by the coding sequence ATGACGATTGACGAAACCCAGACACCTGTGAGCGAAAACGAGGCTCAACAGCCGGAGGAGAGTCCGGCCGTGGTGTCCGACGCCCAGACCGAGGAGCCGACGGCTCCCGAAACCGCCGAGATGACCAGCGAGCCTGTAGCCGCTGCCGAAGAGACTGCCCAGCCCGAAGCGGCTGCGCCGGCTGAGGAGCCTGCTCCTGCCGAACCGACTCCGGTAGCCGAAGAAGCTCCTGCCGCCCCCGCCGTAGAAGCGGCTCCTGTTGAGCCTGCGGCTGCAACGGAAGAAGCTGCAACCAGCGAAGGCGTATCGACGGCCGACGATGGCGACCTCTTCGAGCAGTACATGAACGCGCTCGAGGGTGGTGAGGCAGATGCGAACACCGATGTAACCTACAAGCGGCTTAGCAAGGGTGATCGTCTCGAAGCAACCGTTATTCAGGTCGAGCACGACCGCGTTTTTGTTGACCTCGGTACGAAAGCCGAAGGCGTCATTCCGCTCAGCGAGTTGAGCGATCAGAGTCCTGCAAGCGCCATCGGATTCGTCAATCCGGGCGACAAGCTTCAGGTCGTGGTTCTGAACCCGACCGGCTCCGAAGGTAATCCGACGGTTTCGCGAAAGCGAGCCGAGTTCGAAGAGCAGTGGGATCGAATCATCCGCGCTTTCGAAGAGGGCTCTCCCATCAATGCGATGGTCGTGGACCGGGTCAAGGGTGGCCTGGTGGTCGACGTAGGCGTTCGCGGATTCGTTCCGGCAACCCACGTCGGTAACGGCAAGCTCCGAAACATCGACAAGTTCGTTGGCCAGACGCTTTCGCTGAAGGTTATCGAGCTTGAGCGAGACCGCAAAAAGGTGGTTCTTTCCAACCGACAGGCTGAGGAAGAGAACCGAAACGCGGCGAAGGACGAAATTTTCAAGAACATCAAGGTTGGCGACACCATCACCGGTACGGTTCGACGACTCACCGACTATGGTGCGTTCATCGACCTCGGCGGCGTCGACGGTCTCCTCCACATTTCCGAGATGAGTTGGGCTCGCATCAGCCATCCGAAGGAAATCTTCAAGGAGGGTCAAGAAATCCCGGTCATGGTTCTTCGATTGGACCAGAACGCCGGCAAGATTTCTCTCGGTCACCGACAGGTCCTGCCTGATCCGTGGAATCTGATCAAGCAGAACTACAAGATCGGTCAGAAGATGATGGTCAAGATCGGTCGTCTGGTCCCAGCTGGTGCCTTCGTGAAGTTGGATGAGGGAGCCGAAGCGTTCCTTCCACTTAGCGAAATGAGCTACCGACGGATCAAGAAGCCGCAAGAGGTCGTGGAAGAGGGCCAGGAAGTCGAGATTCAAGTCATCGACCTCCGAGCCGACGAGCGCCGAATGGTGCTCTCCATGCGCGCTCTCAGTGGTGGCGAATCGCGCCCGCCCGGCTCCTTCTCGATGGAAGAGGAATACCGCAAGCCGCGAAGCGGCCCAGGTGGCAAGGGTGGTCGACGACGCCGAGACGACGAAGCCGACGAAGCGCGTCGCGGTACTGCGACCGGTGGTGCAACCATCGGCGAGCGCCTTGGCATGCTGAAGGGCCTTCTCAAAAATTCCGACGAAGAGTAG
- the xylB gene encoding xylulokinase, translating into MARLLGIDIGTSGCKVVLIDEKGTLLKQAGAEYPLATPQPMWTEQNPEDWWAGVQKCLAEIGERNPDAIGVTGQMHGSVFLDENDKVIRPALLWNDQRTVAECEEIESSIGHDELMRITCNPALTGFQLPKILWLRNHEPQNFARLRSVLLPKDYIRFKLTGVKATEVSDASGTGILDVPNRAWSEAMMQSLKLDPSIFPKVYESDEVTGTTNEGESLAAGIPVVGGGGDQAAAAVGTGAVDVGTISVSLGTSGVVFTSIPGPSYDPRGAAHTFCHANRSWHAMGVMLSCGGALRWFRDVFCPGESYDAIAALAATAPVGSNGTTFLPYLAGERCPHNDPHAKGVLAGMTLATNKADICRAVFEGVTFGLLDGFELLKSLGAEAASINVTSGGSKSDFWVQMIADAFQTPCNRLEIDEGPAFGAAILAGVGIGVWGSTSEACKATVKIKDTVFPSERSYVSYHKKYRELYNQIALWNRN; encoded by the coding sequence GTGGCGAGATTGCTCGGAATCGACATCGGAACGTCGGGTTGCAAAGTGGTGCTTATCGACGAAAAGGGAACCCTGCTGAAGCAGGCGGGAGCGGAGTACCCACTGGCCACGCCCCAGCCGATGTGGACCGAACAGAACCCTGAAGATTGGTGGGCTGGCGTACAAAAGTGCTTGGCCGAGATCGGTGAAAGGAACCCCGACGCCATCGGCGTAACCGGGCAAATGCACGGTTCAGTCTTCCTCGACGAAAACGATAAGGTCATCCGTCCCGCCCTACTTTGGAACGACCAGCGGACAGTCGCCGAGTGCGAAGAGATCGAATCGTCCATCGGGCATGACGAACTGATGCGCATCACCTGCAACCCGGCTCTAACCGGATTTCAGCTCCCCAAGATCCTGTGGCTTCGCAACCACGAGCCCCAAAACTTTGCCCGCCTCCGATCAGTCCTTCTCCCCAAGGACTACATCCGGTTTAAGCTGACTGGCGTCAAGGCAACCGAGGTCAGCGATGCAAGCGGCACCGGCATCCTCGACGTCCCAAACCGAGCGTGGTCCGAAGCCATGATGCAGAGCCTCAAACTCGACCCCTCAATCTTTCCCAAGGTCTACGAATCCGACGAAGTCACGGGAACGACCAATGAGGGGGAATCCCTTGCCGCCGGGATTCCTGTGGTCGGTGGCGGAGGCGATCAAGCTGCCGCCGCCGTTGGCACTGGGGCTGTCGATGTCGGAACGATTTCGGTGAGCCTGGGCACCAGCGGCGTCGTCTTCACGTCCATACCGGGGCCGTCCTACGATCCTCGCGGTGCCGCCCACACATTCTGTCACGCCAACCGATCTTGGCATGCGATGGGCGTCATGCTCAGTTGTGGCGGAGCCCTGCGCTGGTTCCGCGACGTTTTCTGCCCGGGTGAGTCTTACGATGCTATCGCTGCTCTAGCTGCGACCGCCCCGGTTGGGTCCAACGGCACGACATTTTTGCCGTATTTGGCGGGTGAGCGATGTCCCCACAACGACCCCCACGCCAAGGGAGTTCTGGCCGGAATGACCCTGGCGACCAACAAAGCCGACATCTGCCGCGCCGTCTTCGAAGGCGTCACATTCGGCTTGCTCGATGGCTTCGAACTTCTCAAGAGTTTAGGAGCCGAAGCGGCGTCCATCAATGTCACCTCGGGTGGAAGCAAGAGCGACTTTTGGGTTCAAATGATCGCCGATGCGTTCCAGACTCCGTGCAATCGGCTCGAAATCGACGAGGGGCCGGCCTTTGGTGCAGCAATTTTGGCGGGTGTTGGCATTGGCGTTTGGGGCTCGACGTCCGAAGCGTGCAAGGCGACCGTCAAAATAAAAGACACAGTTTTTCCGTCAGAACGTTCTTACGTGAGCTACCATAAAAAGTACAGGGAACTTTACAACCAAATCGCGCTTTGGAATCGTAACTAG